In the Puntigrus tetrazona isolate hp1 chromosome 9, ASM1883169v1, whole genome shotgun sequence genome, one interval contains:
- the ctdsp1 gene encoding uncharacterized protein ctdsp1 isoform X1, whose protein sequence is MSTCTLLLVSQAGCGLNQSLQPCEPPLQMQISDSTRRLSGESKPMGECLECFPSSDLCQCFGERMSFVESNFTKYLESSAFFKNEHSEVNMPAELCFGHSEVSGQGGPKKENQSLERPAELCTEQEALLKSVAPQNAIEMNEADGLCIENGQINGEFSDQSCSSGYSSLLDSCSEHSECFEISSSSVDLVEMSQNDELSIAFEPSDQSEISEHDAEQLTLSEISLDDVEQQDDAEQIILSEIKLGNCDSFEQHDAVQWEMSSDLCEFIPQVDAEAIPTELSPDDFESLQDDAEQASDEDLCDSLLHHETLSECDAEYQDQLSECEYSSVEDSLSDQNGIVELDSEDCETSKQSEPNNQNKLDKYHATHFESPDLCQDSKESKPSDHCVSLEHTQLTGQMDTTDDRDLLNSLDDCTCSSENFDCSQTFDSPTEGHQDFNRLSEHSESSVCFKVLEQCTSCGTYFEKCDVREQCTPSVHTDRSEGPHQSRLSENCLDSSRTHSSVFHNPEITKENLPIYSRTEVRKPSQSDAMFSGSMEAFEARWLSQFLTDLLRHNKEISSPSAEISESNGEQEIPEVVDFKPEVQDLDSCKKLCRKCDELKNGKCCNDETLNFFQLVDDEEVNFKHHSNVGIALDAVTTAAGSSDESSEEEYGDCMDGKSQGSSETESFQSFVESESFEVFSDQPCDKENLLEEDDESLIQILQPEEYTDEDNAENCVTYIQESLDVCAEECESDSEQQVIEKKISKTYAEAVAVGLPVDQTQIHECAKPDEVHETEDYGSGFMDECFSLYSEIKEDEFCYRNGEVAEPLVDMQVSCVAAVKGCGLEEVVENAVDSGDSTELCAVKDTSEGADTLESPVEENTLLENEVSQDLTEYDSSENTENVQDLSSVVEIEFDETDGAHGPCCGEIETTEDEETTPFDFEDVVGCSEEGDEGKETPTADQLVSCAFEELQDGQQDFNTEPKDTSELLHPPGTDGLSENNQKTKKLEELIHQVARSETSEQDTLFKSDQKNSEQSYSYEESDVSEDEEYPEDCDCEFCLPPIDQVPAKPLLPQIKSKDVGKICVVIDLDETLVHSSFKPVNNADFIIPVEIDGTVHQVYVLKRPHVDEFLKRMGELFECVLFTASLAKYADPVSDLLDKWGAFRSRLFRESCVFHRGNYVKDLSRLGRDLNKVIIVDNSPASYIFHPDNAVPVASWFDDMSDTELLDLIPFFERLSKVDNVYTVLKQQRTTS, encoded by the exons ATGTCAACGTGCACATTGCTGCTGGTGTCTCAGGCAGGCTGTGGGCTCAACCAATCCCTTCAGCCTTGTGAGCCTCCTCTGCAAATGCAGATCTCTGACTCGACTCGCAGGCTCTCTGGAGAAAGCAAACCTATGGGAGAATGTTTGGAGTGTTTCCCTTCTTCTGACCTTTGCCAGTGTTTTGGAGAACGGATGTCTTTTGTCGAAAGTAACTTTACTAAATACTTGGAATCCTCTGCCTTTTTTAAAAACGAGCACTCAGAAGTAAACATGCCCGCTGAACTGTGCTTTGGCCATTCTGAGGTCTCTGGACAAGGAGGTCCTAAAAAGGAAAACCAGTCTTTGGAACGTCCTGCAGAATTGTGCACAGAACAAGAAGCACTTCTTAAATCTGTTGCTCCTCAAAACGCCATTGAGATGAACGAGGCTGATGGACTTTGTATTGAAAATGGTCAAATCAATGGTGAATTTTCAGACCAGTCTTGCTCTTCTGGATACAGCTCTTTGTTGGACAGCTGCTCTGAGCACAGTGAGTGTTTTGAAATTAGCAGTTCTTCAGTTGACTTGGTTGAAATGAGCCAGAATGATGAACTTAGCATTGCATTTGAGCCAAGTGATCAAAGTGAGATTTCTGAACATGATGCTGAACAATTAACTTTATCCGAGATAAGCCTAGATGATGTAGAACAACAAGATGATGCAGAACAGATAATTTTATCTGAAATTAAACTAGGTAATTGTGACTCTTTTGAACAACATGATGCAGTACAGTGGGAGATGAGCTCAGACCTTTGTGAGTTTATTCCACAAGTTGATGCAGAAGCCATTCCAACCGAGTTGAGCCCAGATGATTTTGAATCTTTACAAGATGATGCAGAACAAGCAAGTGATGAAGATCTTTGTGATTCTTTGCTGCATCATGAAACACTTTCTGAATGTGATGCAGAATATCAGGACCAGCTCAGTGAGTGTGAATACAGCAGTGTTGAAGACAGCTTATCTGATCAAAACGGTATAGTTGAACTAGATTCTGAAGACTGCGAGACATCTAAACAGTCCGAGCCTAACAATCAAAACAAGCTTGATAAATACCATGCCACACATTTTGAATCCCCTGATCTGTGTCAGGACTCTAAAGAAAGTAAGCCATCTGACCACTGTGTATCCCTTGAGCACACACAGCTTACTGGGCAAATGGACACCACTGATGACAGAGATCTGCTAAACAGCCTAGATGATTGCACTTGTTCGTCGGAGAACTTTGATTGTAGTCAGACCTTTGACTCCCCAACTGAAGGGCATCAAGACTTTAACCGACTCTCTGAGCACAGCGAATCTTCTGTGTGTTTTAAGGTTTTAGAACAATGCACAAGCTGTGGAACGTACTTTGAGAAATGTGATGTCCGTGAACAATGCACTCCTTCTGTTCACACAGACCGTTCTGAGGGCCCACATCAAAGCAGACTTTCAGAAAACTGCTTAGATTCTTCAAGAACACATAGCTCTGTCTTTCACAACCCTGAAATAACCAAAGAAAATTTGCCTATTTATAGCAGAACTGAGGTTAGGAAACCATCACAGTCCGATGCCATGTTTTCTGGATCAATGGAAGCTTTTGAGGCTCGGTGGCTTTCTCAATTTCTTACTGATCTTTTGAGACATAATAAGGAGATTTCAAGTCCTTCTGCTGAAATCAGCGAGTCAAATGGAGAGCAGGAAATTCCTGAAGTTGTAGATTTTAAGCCTGAAGTTCAAGATTTGGACAGCTGTAAGAAGCTCTGTAGAAAGTGTGATGAGTTGAAGAATGGAAAATGTTGTAATGATGAAactcttaatttttttcaactTGTTGATGATGAGGAGGTAAACTTTAAACATCACTCAAATGTGGGCATCGCCTTGGATGCAGTTACCACAGCAGCAGGTTCTTCAGATGAATCGAGCGAGGAGGAGTATGGTGACTGCATGGATGGTAAAAGTCAAGGTAGCTCTGAAACTGAATCGTTCCAAAGTTTTGTTGAGTCTGAATCATTTGAAGTCTTCTCCGATCAACCATGTGATAAGGAAAACCTTCTTGAAGAGGATGATGAGTCCTTGATTCAAATTCTGCAGCCTGAGGAGTACACTGATGAAGATAACGCTGAAAATTGTGTTACGTATATACAGGAAAGTTTAGATGTTTGTGCAGAAGAATGTGAGTCTGATTCTGAGCAACAAGTGATTGAAAAGAAAATCAGTAAAACATATGCTGAAGCTGTAGCTGTTGGACTCCCAGTTGACCAGACTCAAATCCATGAATGTGCCAAACCAGATGAGGTCCATGAAACTGAAGATTATGGGTCCGGTTTTATGGATGAATGCTTTTCGTTGTATTCTGAGATCAAGGAAGATGAATTTTGCTACCGAAATGGAGAGGTCGCTGAACCCCTTGTTGATATGCAAGTGTCCTGTGTTGCAGCTGTTAAAGGTTGTGGACTTGAAGAAGTGGTTGAAAATGCTGTAGACAGTGGAGATTCCACAGAACTGTGTGCTGTGAAGGACACGTCTGAAGGAGCTGATACCTTAGAATCACCTGTTGAAGAAAATACATTGTTGGAAAATGAGGTCAGTCAGGATTTAACAGAATATGACAGTTCTGAGAACACTGAAAACGTTCAAGATCTCAGTTCTGTGGTTGAAATCGAGTTTGATGAAACTGATGGGGCTCATGGGCCTTGTTGTGGAGAGATTGAAACTACTGAAGATGAAGAGACAACCCCGTTTGACTTTGAAGATGTTGTGGGATGTTCTGAGGAAGGCGACGAAGGTAAAGAGACCCCAACTGCTGATCAACTGGTCTCTTGTGCCTTTGAGGAGCTGCAAGATGGTCAGCAAGACTTCAATACCGAGCCAAAAGACACTTCTGAGCTCCTTCATCCTCCTGGAACAGATGGTCTGTCTGAGAACaaccagaaaacaaaaaaattagaGGAACTTATACATCAAGTTGCAAGAAGTGAAACATCTGAACAAGACACGTTATTTAAGTCTGACCAAAAAAACAGTGAACAGAGTTATTCTTATGAGGAGAGTGATGTATCTGAAGATGAAGAGTACCCAGAGGACTGTGATTGTGAATTCTGTCTTCCACCCATAGATCAG GTCCCAGCCAAACCACTTCTTCCACAGATAAAGTCTAAAGATGTAGGGAAGATCTGTGTAGTCATTGATCTGGATGAAACACTAGTCCACAGTTCATTCAAG CCGGTAAACAATGCTGACTTTATCATTCCAGTGGAAATTGATGGGACAGTACATCAG GTGTATGTGTTGAAGAGACCTCATGTCGACGAGTTCCTCAAACGAATGGGGGAACTGTTCGAGTGCGTGTTATTCACTGCAAGCTTAGCCAAG tatgcTGATCCCGTCTCGGATCTGCTGGACAAATGGGGAGCTTTCCGAAGCCGTCTTTTCCGGGAATCTTGTGTGTTCCACCGTGGAAATTATGTCAAGGACCTAAGCCGTTTAGGCAGGGATCTCAACAAAGTCATCATTGTGGACAACTCGCCAGCCTCCTACATCTTCCACCCAGACAATGCT GTACCTGTAGCCTCCTGGTTTGATGACATGTCCGACACAGAGCTGCTGGATCTTATCCCTTTCTTCGAGAGACTGAGTAAAGTGGATAATGTCTACACTGTGCTGAAGCAGCAGAGGACTACTAGCTAG
- the ctdsp1 gene encoding carboxy-terminal domain RNA polymerase II polypeptide A small phosphatase 1 isoform X2: MDHPSSSIITQVSRDEEASAPLRDRGTPPHAASSSKKPRSRGIFHSLFCCLCHDETDHVPVNNNAPLLVEENGTISKVPAKPLLPQIKSKDVGKICVVIDLDETLVHSSFKPVNNADFIIPVEIDGTVHQVYVLKRPHVDEFLKRMGELFECVLFTASLAKYADPVSDLLDKWGAFRSRLFRESCVFHRGNYVKDLSRLGRDLNKVIIVDNSPASYIFHPDNAVPVASWFDDMSDTELLDLIPFFERLSKVDNVYTVLKQQRTTS, from the exons GTACCCCTCCACATGCTGCATCTTCATCGAAGAAACCCCGCAGTCGTGGCATTTTCCACAGTCTCTTCTGCTGTCTTTGTCATGACGAAACGGATCACGTGCCCGTCAATAACAACGCCCCGCTACTGGTGGAAGAGAATGGAACCATCTCAAAA GTCCCAGCCAAACCACTTCTTCCACAGATAAAGTCTAAAGATGTAGGGAAGATCTGTGTAGTCATTGATCTGGATGAAACACTAGTCCACAGTTCATTCAAG CCGGTAAACAATGCTGACTTTATCATTCCAGTGGAAATTGATGGGACAGTACATCAG GTGTATGTGTTGAAGAGACCTCATGTCGACGAGTTCCTCAAACGAATGGGGGAACTGTTCGAGTGCGTGTTATTCACTGCAAGCTTAGCCAAG tatgcTGATCCCGTCTCGGATCTGCTGGACAAATGGGGAGCTTTCCGAAGCCGTCTTTTCCGGGAATCTTGTGTGTTCCACCGTGGAAATTATGTCAAGGACCTAAGCCGTTTAGGCAGGGATCTCAACAAAGTCATCATTGTGGACAACTCGCCAGCCTCCTACATCTTCCACCCAGACAATGCT GTACCTGTAGCCTCCTGGTTTGATGACATGTCCGACACAGAGCTGCTGGATCTTATCCCTTTCTTCGAGAGACTGAGTAAAGTGGATAATGTCTACACTGTGCTGAAGCAGCAGAGGACTACTAGCTAG